A portion of the Calliphora vicina chromosome 5, idCalVici1.1, whole genome shotgun sequence genome contains these proteins:
- the LOC135960645 gene encoding pupal cuticle protein Edg-78E-like: MLKYVLLLTLVAWVSAVDDDAHAHVNKEFKKDDGHGHFSYGYDITNGIGADEAGDQKEVHGEFHYTTKEGVPVKVSYTADANGYHPHGDVIPTAPPTPPAILKALEYIKNHPKAEKNEGDKKHHH, from the exons ATGTTGAAATAc GTTTTATTGTTAACGCTAGTGGCCTGGGTCTCGGCAGTTGATGATGATGCCCATGCTCATGTCAACAAAGAATTCAAAAAGGATGATGGCCATGGACATTTCTCCTATGGCTACGATATCACCAACGGCATTGGTGCCGATGAGGCTGGCGATCAGAAGGAGGTACATGGTGAATTCCATTACACAACTAAAGAGGGTGTCCCCGTAAAGGTCAGCTATACGGCAGATGCCAATGGCTATCATCCCCATGGAGATGTGATACCCACAGCACCACCCACACCACCGGCCATTTTAAAGGCCTTGGAGTATATTAAAAATCATCCAAAAGCTGAGAAAAATGAAGGCGACAAAAAACATCATCATTAA